From Apium graveolens cultivar Ventura chromosome 9, ASM990537v1, whole genome shotgun sequence, the proteins below share one genomic window:
- the LOC141686063 gene encoding uncharacterized protein LOC141686063, translating to MVSAEIPNPEIDPVGYNVVSNYMIHEPCGPDYTKSPCMVKGNCIKHFPKRYNSHTFFYEYGFPIYKRRRTGITINKKGVNLDNRFVVPFNRDLLVHFQCHMNLEICNNSRSLKYLFKYCLKGHDTATMCLRKTRTERLPIHLPGGKHVSFKAGDVLEDVCDKTFPNARNYSYSEFPNKFTWHPRPGIWKERKRGDVIGRLSEVHSSSGELLYLRMLLLRKKGSRSFEDLKTVNGHIHETFKEACAALGLLQNDNQWHEAITENSHTSLPPQLRAMFVNILAYSPISDPLRLWEANWQCMSDNILIIRRHMLNDPHLYLSDEDLKNYALTGGVFFVYGSGGCDKTFLWQTLCCRLRSEGKIVIHVASCGIAAVLLPGGRTAHSRFHIPLKFDQNSISGIRHGTNIAELIQQTDLIIWDEAPMQHRHAFESVDRSLRDVMSAIDKRRTKKPFGGITVVFGGDYRQILPVIPKTSRAEIVGNTKMENKVIADFSKWQLLVGDGKVENFSPDADTGEMLIKIPDQYIIHTSQDSIEDAGDEDNDFRSAFPVEYLNSLNMPCIPKHELNIKVGVVVMLMRNLNQIMGLCNGTRMIVTSCKKNSIECEILCGSHVGSKHLILRIEMIPTDTSWPFEFKRIQFPLHICYAMTINKSQGQSLDTVGLYLPRAVFSHGHVYVAISRVTRPEGLHILIDSDDGTTTNITSNVVYKEDHHHLSNLDGNHTAWTLKVRVTRMWVSTNRQGVLVRHNLILLDCENNHILAIVPPALWNLFYFIIHPGTLLRIRNVQVLPAAGYLRPVRSANYIMFLPITMVVLEPEEILSIPRHKFDLVPMMLLYNSLHCLALDELPIYSTDVIGIVELLQLVQSIMTRFGEKEVLRFRISDGVRAIQVCFSGSLPTNFESLYQVTEIEPKIVILASVRVFMYRG from the exons ATGGTATCAGCTGAAATTCCCAATCCAGAAATTGATCCAGTTGGATATAATGTCGTGAGCAATTATATGATCCACGAACCATGTGGTCCTGATTATACTAAATCTCCATGCATGGTCAAAGGCAACTGTATAAAGCATTTTCCTAAGCG GTATAATTCTCATACATTTTTTTATGAGTATGGATTCCCTATATATAAAAGAAGGAGGACTGGAATTACCATTAACAAGAAGGGGGTCAATCTTGATAATCGCTTTGTTGTCCCATTCAATCGCGATCTTTTGGTGCATTTTCAATGTCACATGAATCTGGAGATTTGCAATAATTCaagatcattaaagtaccttttcaAATACTGTCTAAAGGGTCATGACACGGCAACAATGTGTTTGAGGAAAACACGTACAG AGAGGTTACCGATACATTTACCAGGCGGGAAACATGTTTCGTTTAAGGCTGGAGATGTCTTGGAGGATGTTTGCGACAAG ACTTTCCCAAATGCGAGGAATTATAGTTATTCTGAATTTCCAAATAAATTTACTTGGCATCCTCGACCTGGTATCTGGAAAGAAAGAAAGAGAGGAGATGTTATTGGGAGACTCTCTGAAGTGCATTCATCAAGTGGTGAACTATTATATCTTCGCATGTTGTTACTTAGGAAGAAAGGTTCCAGGTCTTTTGAAGATCTTAAAACTGTTAATGGACACATCCACGAAACATTCAAGGAAGCTTGCGCGGCCCTTGGTCTTCTACAAAATGATAACCAATGGCATGAAGCAATTACCGAGAACTCCCATACATCATTGCCTCCACAGTTACGTGCGATGTTTGTTAATATTTTGGCATATAGTCCTATTTCAGATCCACTTAGACTTTGGGAAGCTAATTGGCAATGTATGTCAGACAATATTCTCATCATCAGGCGACATATGCTTAATGATCCTCATCTATACCTATCAGACGAAGATTTGAAGAATTATGCACTTACAG GTGGTGTTTTCTTTGTATATGGAAGTGGAGGATGCGACAAGACATTTCTATGGCAGACATTATGTTGTCGCCTTCGTTCAGAAGGAAAGATTGTGATTCATGTTGCCTCATGTGGAATAGCAGCCGTATTGTTGCCAGGTGGTAGAACTGCACATTCAAGATTCCATATTCCTTTGAAATTTGATCAGAACAGTATATCCGGAATCAGACATGGAACCAATATTGcagaattaatccaacaaacTGATTTAATCATTTGGGATGAAGCGCCAATGCAACATCGTCATGCCTTTGAATCTGTTGACCGTTCTTTGAGGGATGTAATGTCTGCTATTGACAAAAGGAGAACAAAGAAGCCATTTGGTGGTATCACAGTAGTTTTTGGCGGGGATTATAGGCAGATTTTACCCGTGATTCCAAAGACATCCAGAGCTGAAATAGTAG GAAATACAAAAATGGAGAATAAGGTTATAGCGGATTTCAGTAAATGGCAGCTTTTAGTTGGCGATGGTAAAGTTGAGAACTTTAGTCCTGATGCAGACACTGGTGAAATGCTAATAAAGATTCCAGATCAATATATTATTCATACCAG TCAGGATTCAATTGAGGATGCTGGTGATGAAGATAATGATTTCAGATCAGCATTTCCAGTAGAGTACCTGAACTCATTAAATATGCCTTGCATTCCTAAGCACGAGTTAAATATCAAGGTTGGCGTCGTTGTCATGCTTATGAGAAATTTAAACCAAATTATGGGATTGTGTAACGGCACGCGAATGATTGTGACATCCTGCAAGAAAAATAGTATTGAGTGTGAAATATTATGCGGATCCCATGTTGGGTCAAAACATTTGATCCTGAGGATAGAGATGATTCCAACGGATACCAGCTGGCCTTTTGAGTTTAAAAGAATTCAGTTCCCACTCCATATTTGTTATGCAATGACAATTAATAAGAGCCAGGGCCAATCACTTGACACGGTTGGTCTATACCTTCCCAGAGCAGTGTTTTCTCATGGCCATGTCTATGTTGCCATCTCAAGAGTTACAAGACCAGAAGGTCTCCACATTCTCATCGACAGTGATGATGGTACCACCACAAATATTACATCAAATGTAGTCTATAAAGAA GACCATCATCATTTATCCAATCTGGATGGTAATCATACTGCTTGGACTTTGAAGGTCCGTGTGACAAGAATGTGGGTATCAACTAATCGACAAGGTGTCTTAGTTAGGCACAATCTTATTCTATTGGATTGTGAG AATAATCACATACTTGCAATTGTTCCACCAGCTCTTTGGAATTTGTTTTACTTTATCATTCATCCTGGCACATTATTACGTATCAGAAATGTTCAGGTTCTTCCAGCTGCTGGGTATTTGAGGCCTGTACGTTCTGCAAATTACATCATGTTTCTTCCCATCACTATGGTGGTGTTGGAACCTGAGGAAATTTTGAGTATTCCGCGCCATAAATTTGATTTGGTTCCTATGATGCTCCTATATAATTCTCTTCATTGTTTAGCTCTCGATGAGCTTCCTATTTATTCCACTG ATGTTATTGGAATTGTTGAACTCCTGCAACTAGTACAATCTATTATGACAAGATTTGGTGAAAAGGAAGTGTTACGCTTCAGAATTTCAGATGGCGT GAGGGCCATCCAAGTGTGTTTTAGCGGTTCTTTGCCAACAAATTTTGAATCATTGTACCAAGTTACTGAAATTGAACCCAAAATTGTGATTCTGGCATCTGTTAGAGTCTTTATGTATCGAGgttaa